GGGGAAGCGGCTAATGTGGTGCGGCGTATTTTTGATTTGTGCATCTCCGGAAAAGGGCCTATGCAGATCGCGAAGCTGTTGACGGCGGATAGGGTGCTGACCGTCACCGCCTACAACGCACGGCAAAAGGGCTGGGCTATGCCGGACAATCTCTGTCACTGGACTTCCAACGCGGTCGTGAAGATACTGGAGCGCCGGGAATATATCGGCTGTACCGTGAACTTTAAGACCTACACCAAATCCCTGAAATTCAAAAAGCGGATGGAAAATCCCATCGAGAACCAGCGGGTGTTCGAGGGCACTCAACCCGCTATCATCGAGCGGGGCCAGTGGGAGCGGGTGCAGGCGCTCCGAGCCAATAAGCGCAGGCCCGCAAAGACGGGTAAGACCAGCATCTTCTCCGGCCTTGTGCGCTGCGCGGACTGCGGGGCCAAGCTATATTTTTGCACCTGCAACACCTACAAGGACGACAGCCAGGACCATTTTGTCTGCTCCAACTACAAGAGCAACACCGGCTCCTGCCAAATCCATTTTATCCGGGAGCAGGTGCTGTACCGGTTGGTGCTGGCGTGCATCCAGCGCACCTTGACCTATGTGCGGATGTTCCGGGAGGATTTTACCCAAGAGATGCTCGCTCAGGACGAGGCCAGCCGCAGGGCGGAACTGGAGCGCAAGCAAAAGGCACTTACCGGGGCGCACAAGCGGATGGAGGAACTGGATACAATTATCCAGCATATTTACGAGGACAATGTGCTGGGCAAACTGAGCGACGCTCGCTACTTAAAGCTGTCGAGTGAGTATGAACGGGAGCAGGAGGAAATCAGCCGGCTTGCAGTTGCGCTGGAACGGGAGGTCGAAGCCGAATCGGGGCAGATTGCCGATGTGGGCAGGTTTCTGGAACTGGTGGACAAGTACATCGAGATACAAGAGCTGGACGCCGCCCTGCTCAACGAACTGGTGAGTAAAATCGTAGTGCATAGCCCAGAGAAAATCGACGGGAAAAAGCACATCACCATCGAGGTCTACTTTACCTATGTAGGCAAAATCCGCGTTCCGCTCCAAATTGGGCGCGAGGCCCTGGGCCAAGCAGAACCGGCGTGACTTGCGCCACGCCGGTTCCACCTACAAATTTTTTACTTCCTTATGACCCTCCGCATAAGCGGTAATTCCTTTTTTATCCGCAGACGGCCGGGGGCCGGATTTATAGATGTCCCCCGGTCGGATTTACATGGACCATGCAGTGTTTGACTTTGGTAAACTTACGTTCCACCGCGTCATGAACACGCTCGGCGATATCGTGGGCCTGCGAAAGTGACAGATCAGCGTCGGCCACGATCTCCAATTCTACGTAATATTTGTCTCCGAAGATACGAGTGTTCAGGCGGTCGATGTTCAATACCTGTTTGTCGGAGAGCACGGTATCGCGCAGCGCCTGTATGGTCGCATCATCGCAGGAGCGGTCCGTCATCTTGGAGACAGCGTCTCTGAAAATATCCACCGCCGCCTTGATGATAAAGACACAGATCACCACGCTGGCGGCAGGGTCCAGAATGGGCATGCCCATACGGGCGCCCAATATTCCCACGAAACTGCCGACGGAAGAAAGTGCGTCGGAACGATGGTGCCATGCATCGGCCATAAGTGCACCGGAGCCTGTTTTCTTTGCGGCAGCACGGGTATACCAATACATCGCCTCCTTCACGGCGATAGAGACGATGGCAGCCGCAAGCGCCAGCCCGCCGGGCACTGCCAGCGCAGAACCGCCCGCCCGGATCTTTCCGATTCCGGACGAGCCGATGCCCAGTCCGGTAAGTCCTAGAATAACGGACAGAACGATCGCCGCCACACATTCCAACCGTTCGTGGCCGTACGGGTGGTCCTTGTCGGATGCCTTGTTTGAAAGTTTGACTCCCGCTATTACGACAAAAGTGGTCATCACGTCGGATGCCGAGTGGACGGCGTCCGAGACCATAGCCCCCGAATGTGCAAGTAGTCCGGCTGCCAGTTTGAGGATGCTCAATACAATATTCTGGACAATAGTGATCAGAGACACACGCATTGCCATTTGTTCGTTGGTACATTGTTCCATAATTGTTACCTCCAGTATTTGAGATAGCTCTATGGCACTCCATTCCAGCGCGTATGTTCCGGGCAGAGGACAAAAAAATACACCCGCGGAACACACATACTGTCCCGCGGATGCCATGCATCCGCTGCCGAAAACGGCCCGGCCCCACGGACCTGATCACACAAGATCCATCGCCTGCTCAGTTTGTACCGCTATGATCCCCGCCCTGAAAGGGGCAGTGCAGTGCAAAGAGATGTTTATATTTTAGCGTATGCAAAGCAGGTTGTCAAAGTTCTTTTATATTAAATAGTCCGGGGGGATGCGAATTGTGATTTTCGTTGTGTGGATCTGCGGATATATGATATAGTTGGCATATAACCGGACTTTCCTGCGGCCTTCACAGGCAGGATCCAAATAATGAGCACTTTCAGAGAAAGGAGTGCATATGAAGATATCGACGAAGGGAATATATGCGCTTGAAGTGGTGGCAGATCTGGCGCTTCACTCGGATGCGGCGCATCTGGAGAGCCTTAAAAATATAGCAGAGAGGAGAAAGCTCTCGGAAAAATATCTGGAACGGATAGTGAAAGCGTTGAAAGATGCGCACATTATCAAGAGCGTGCGGGGAGCATATGGCGGATACTGCATGGCAAAGGAACCGCAGCAGCTTACCGTGAGAGAGGTGCTGAAAGCGGTGGAGGGAGAACTGGCTCCGGTAGACTGCCTGACGCAGGAGAGCAGCTGCGGCATAGACTGCAGGTCCTGCCCGACAAGAGATACGTGGGCCGCGCTGTGGCAGACGATAGCCGGCGTTGCGGATGAAGTCACCGTGGGAGATATTGTGCGCGCGGCGGAAAAGATAGATAAGG
This is a stretch of genomic DNA from [Clostridium] hylemonae DSM 15053. It encodes these proteins:
- a CDS encoding recombinase family protein, whose translation is MNQQPDKITALYCRLSQDDALDGESNSITNQKALLSKYAADHGFKNTVFFVDDGYSGTNFNRPGFQEMMKHVEDYGVSALIVKDLSRLGREYSYMGRLQDFIFPAYDVRFIAINDDVDSAKGENDFAVFKNVFNDYYAKDTSKKIRAVVKLRGEAGEHIASNPPYGYVKDPLDKKKWVVDGEAANVVRRIFDLCISGKGPMQIAKLLTADRVLTVTAYNARQKGWAMPDNLCHWTSNAVVKILERREYIGCTVNFKTYTKSLKFKKRMENPIENQRVFEGTQPAIIERGQWERVQALRANKRRPAKTGKTSIFSGLVRCADCGAKLYFCTCNTYKDDSQDHFVCSNYKSNTGSCQIHFIREQVLYRLVLACIQRTLTYVRMFREDFTQEMLAQDEASRRAELERKQKALTGAHKRMEELDTIIQHIYEDNVLGKLSDARYLKLSSEYEREQEEISRLAVALEREVEAESGQIADVGRFLELVDKYIEIQELDAALLNELVSKIVVHSPEKIDGKKHITIEVYFTYVGKIRVPLQIGREALGQAEPA
- a CDS encoding cation diffusion facilitator family transporter produces the protein MEQCTNEQMAMRVSLITIVQNIVLSILKLAAGLLAHSGAMVSDAVHSASDVMTTFVVIAGVKLSNKASDKDHPYGHERLECVAAIVLSVILGLTGLGIGSSGIGKIRAGGSALAVPGGLALAAAIVSIAVKEAMYWYTRAAAKKTGSGALMADAWHHRSDALSSVGSFVGILGARMGMPILDPAASVVICVFIIKAAVDIFRDAVSKMTDRSCDDATIQALRDTVLSDKQVLNIDRLNTRIFGDKYYVELEIVADADLSLSQAHDIAERVHDAVERKFTKVKHCMVHVNPTGGHL
- a CDS encoding RrF2 family transcriptional regulator produces the protein MKISTKGIYALEVVADLALHSDAAHLESLKNIAERRKLSEKYLERIVKALKDAHIIKSVRGAYGGYCMAKEPQQLTVREVLKAVEGELAPVDCLTQESSCGIDCRSCPTRDTWAALWQTIAGVADEVTVGDIVRAAEKIDKGL